One Novosphingobium sp. EMRT-2 DNA segment encodes these proteins:
- a CDS encoding TonB-dependent siderophore receptor yields MQIVRISLMSGGFEMRSSIFARTSFSALSTMLMAAAAMPAAAQTQDKPTELGGVTVTDTAINTPEAETSYKVSRSIGAMRTDTPLIDVPQSVTVVPVKQITDQAANNIGDAIRYVPGVFSAQGEGNRETLVLRGNSTTGDFFVDGIRDDVQTYRDLYNIEQLEVYKGPNAMIFGRGGVGGLVNRVTKVADWNPHRAFRLEGGSFEHKRAQFDLGAPLGESVAVRLTGVYQDSDSYRDGVNYNRWGFNPTVTFKLGEATTITAGYEHFEDDRVADRGVSSYLGRPLETRRGAFFGDPDNSPTWTDTDAANLYIEHRFSDTVSIRNRTRYADYDKFYRNVFAGAVNTAAVTNPTGLPAGVYAPGTIYSVAAYDNLTRRENLINQTDLNAQFNTGAIEHTLLIGAEFGRQETENVRNEGFFPTAANPLGVSSIFATIASPRVRRPDVLWRQTSTSGDNEGVTKIAAGYIQDQIALSPMFEVVVGVRFEHIKTDVTDRRTVGFPATQRRDLEATDNLWSPRAGLIFKPVENASIYAAFSRTYLPRGGDQLAGLSLTNEALDPEKYDNYEIGAKWDIVPTFNVSAAVFQLDRSNVLALSDPNNPASVTVPIGRQRTKGVELSAQGEITDQVSVIASYTYSDAKFLDSQSGTVLRGNRVPNVPKHAASLWTRFDPTETIGAAVGIIHQGRRFSATDNLVSMPSYTRLDGALYFKVAPELDVQLNVENLLNERYFLYAHSNTNHTPGSSRAFKVGLNAHF; encoded by the coding sequence ATGCAAATCGTTCGCATTAGCTTGATGTCAGGGGGTTTCGAAATGAGAAGCAGTATCTTCGCGCGCACTTCGTTCAGCGCGTTGTCAACCATGTTGATGGCCGCAGCCGCAATGCCCGCGGCTGCGCAGACGCAGGACAAGCCGACCGAGCTGGGCGGCGTCACCGTCACCGATACTGCGATCAATACGCCGGAAGCTGAGACGTCCTACAAAGTCTCGCGCAGCATAGGCGCGATGCGCACCGATACACCGTTGATCGACGTGCCGCAGAGCGTCACCGTCGTGCCGGTCAAGCAGATCACCGACCAGGCCGCAAACAACATCGGCGATGCCATTCGCTACGTTCCCGGCGTATTCTCGGCGCAAGGCGAGGGCAATCGCGAGACGCTGGTACTGCGGGGGAACTCGACCACTGGCGACTTCTTCGTGGATGGCATCCGCGACGACGTGCAGACCTATCGCGATCTCTACAACATCGAGCAGCTCGAGGTGTACAAGGGGCCGAACGCAATGATCTTCGGCCGCGGCGGCGTTGGCGGGCTCGTCAATCGCGTCACCAAGGTCGCCGATTGGAACCCGCACCGCGCCTTCCGTCTCGAAGGCGGCAGCTTCGAGCACAAGCGTGCGCAGTTCGATCTGGGCGCGCCACTTGGCGAAAGCGTCGCCGTGCGGCTGACGGGCGTCTACCAGGACAGCGACAGCTACCGCGATGGCGTCAACTACAACCGTTGGGGCTTCAATCCTACGGTCACGTTCAAGCTCGGCGAGGCGACGACCATTACCGCGGGCTACGAACATTTCGAGGATGATCGCGTCGCCGATCGCGGCGTGTCCTCTTATCTTGGCCGTCCTCTAGAGACGCGGCGCGGCGCGTTCTTCGGCGATCCCGACAACAGTCCGACCTGGACCGACACCGATGCTGCCAACCTGTATATCGAGCATCGCTTCAGCGACACGGTGTCGATCCGCAACCGCACCCGCTATGCCGACTACGACAAGTTCTACCGCAACGTCTTCGCCGGCGCGGTGAATACCGCTGCAGTGACCAATCCCACCGGTCTGCCGGCGGGGGTCTATGCTCCCGGCACGATCTACTCCGTCGCCGCCTATGACAACCTGACGCGCCGCGAAAACCTCATCAACCAGACCGACCTCAACGCCCAGTTCAACACCGGCGCTATCGAGCATACGCTGCTGATCGGCGCCGAGTTCGGCCGCCAGGAAACCGAGAACGTCCGCAACGAAGGCTTCTTCCCGACCGCCGCCAATCCGCTAGGCGTGTCGTCGATCTTCGCCACGATCGCCTCGCCGCGCGTGCGCCGTCCCGATGTGCTGTGGCGCCAGACCAGCACCAGCGGCGACAATGAGGGCGTCACCAAGATCGCTGCCGGCTATATTCAGGACCAGATTGCCCTGTCACCGATGTTCGAGGTGGTGGTGGGCGTCCGCTTCGAGCACATCAAGACCGATGTGACCGACCGCCGCACCGTCGGCTTCCCGGCAACGCAGCGGCGTGATCTTGAGGCGACCGACAATCTCTGGTCGCCGCGTGCCGGCCTGATCTTCAAGCCGGTGGAGAACGCTTCCATCTACGCCGCCTTCTCGCGCACCTACCTGCCGCGCGGTGGCGACCAGCTCGCCGGCCTGTCGCTGACCAACGAAGCCCTCGACCCCGAGAAGTACGATAACTACGAAATCGGCGCGAAATGGGACATCGTCCCGACCTTCAATGTCTCGGCTGCCGTCTTCCAGCTCGATCGCAGCAATGTCCTGGCGCTGTCGGATCCAAATAATCCTGCCTCGGTAACGGTCCCGATCGGCCGCCAGCGCACCAAGGGCGTCGAGCTGAGCGCACAAGGCGAGATCACCGATCAGGTGAGCGTGATCGCCTCCTACACCTATAGCGATGCCAAATTCCTTGATTCGCAGTCGGGCACGGTGCTGCGCGGCAATCGCGTGCCGAACGTGCCCAAGCACGCCGCCTCGCTCTGGACGCGGTTCGATCCGACCGAGACGATCGGCGCCGCGGTCGGCATCATCCATCAGGGCCGCCGCTTCTCGGCGACCGACAATCTCGTCTCGATGCCGAGCTACACGCGCCTCGACGGCGCGCTCTACTTCAAGGTAGCGCCCGAGCTGGATGTGCAGCTCAACGTCGAGAACCTCCTCAACGAGCGCTATTTTCTCTATGCGCACAGCAATACCAATCACACGCCGGGATCGTCGCGAGCGTTCAAGGTTGGCCTCAACGCTCACTTCTGA